The sequence ACAGCGTATCGTGATTTGATTAGCCACGTCCCTTGTAACCGGGGCATCTTGATAAAAGGAAATTCCATCTGTGGTAACTGCACTGTGCCAAGAAAACAGTATTCATCAGATTATTATTATGAAGATGGTACATGCTAGCAGTAGCTCATGATCCTGATCGGTAAATGAGCGTACAAGAAATTAGCAGTATTTATGAGTAAATTTGTTGCGCGGCATCTTGAATAGTGATGGGGTTTGAAACTGCTATTTTCAAAGTTTGAAATGCGAAAATGGCAGTACAATCAATTTTTGAAGAGGCTGAAAAATGGCCATTAGAACtcactccctccatcccacaatATAAGACAGCCCGCAAAAACGTAATGTTTGAGAGTTTGTAAACACCATTGTTTTATTTCCAATTCAACACGCGGAATCTAACTATGTTATGTGATTCTAACCAttgttttgctccgtatgtagtcacttgttgaaatctctagaaagacaaatatttaggaacggagggagtagaactggTAGATGCTTAATTAAGCATTGAGATATTGAATCAGTCATCTACAACTGATGAGAGATTACCAACTTATCCCTCCCAGCACCCAGCATAGCATACCGCATACCCAACTCaaggatgtactccctccgttccttaaatataagtctttttagagattccactatggactacatacggatgtatatagacatattttagagtgtagattcactcattttgctccgtatgtagtcccttattggaatctctaaaaagacttatattcaaGAACAAAGGGGGTAATCATCAACTTCCTATTTCCAGTAATGAGAAATATACCACTTTAGATTCAGAACAACACAGAATCATATTAAACCAAACTCAAATCAGGGAATATAAATATTGAAAGGAGACGGAGAAAATGTGGCCTTGGTTCCAAAGCCAAGAGAGACAATGCAAAAGGAACCATATAAAAGGCATTCTGCACTAGCAAAAGACATGTAGACGAAAAAATAGAATCTTAATGCAAGCCAAGATACTCAAGTCATGCATCCATCATTATGCATATCAAGTGGTCCAGGACACAAACTGAAATCAAACAACGACAGATGATAAAAGTTCAAGGAACACATACCTCCATCGGAAGTGGTATTGACAAGAAAACCTTCAGAGCCGCCCATTAACAGCATAAAACATGGAGTCATATTACGAGAACTAACACGGAAACGAATTTGTCACATCCTATGCCAAACAAAGTCCATTGCCCGTTTCATTGAACTTTGCGCTTTTGTGCTGTCATATATCAACAAGGAATGGTAACAAGGACAAAAGCATTATTGAAGGAAACATGCCATGGCAATAATAAAATACTGAGTAAATGCTTCCTTACTTTTTTTGTGGTTACGTCCAGCCGCCAAATTTTCCATTCCTTCATGTTTCCTCTTCTATACAAAACATCATTAAAATTTAGAGCATAGCCAAAATATGAGTCAATCATGCTATTTAAAACACATTGAATAAATGGGACTACCTTCTCATGATGTTTTTTGGAATTATCACCTCCCAAATCATGATGCACactcttctcttttttcttttctttgtctttgtctttctccttctctttctctttctctttctctttctctttctctttctctttctccttctctttctctttGTCTTTGTCTTTGTCTTTACTTCGATCCTTATGGCGATGTTTGTGCTTCTTCTGTTCCTTGTCCTTGTCTTTCGCCTTGTGCTTTTTATGCTTCTTGACTTTGTCCCTGGACTTAACCTTTGAATTTCCCGATATAGTCGGAGTACCTTTTTCAGCCTGGTAAATGCAAGAGAGTTGAAACAAGGAGTGAATGTAGCAAAAGAAGAAAATGTTCTACCGGGGATATCCTACCGAAGGCAGATCTACTGGCGCTGTTTCTCGCAACTGAAATGCGTGTCCTAGTGTTTCCATGTCAAAGGGTTTAATATAAGCAGTCTTCTTCTCCCTCAGGTCTGGACTCTGAATGAGTTGATCTATCTCCATCCCTTCTCCTTTACGGATTTCAGTGTCACCCACAACATTCTGAAGATAATGTGTATCTGAGATAGCCAGTGGCAATGGTTTCTTACAAAAGAAACTGTGATGGTTCAGCAGCCTGTAGCGGCTAATTAAATCAACAGCCCCAGTGAGCTCCCGAGGACCTGAAATACACCGAAACTCATGGTGTGTCAAGAGTCAAGACTTCTTTTATTTGCAAGAAAAAACGAAGTTTTGGTCCTTCAGGGCCAAAACTGGTAAAGGATGGAAGCCTCTGAACAGAACCAGTTGAGCGCAAAGGTGGGCATGCTTTGTTGTACAAGTCATAACGTTGGTCTAAACTCAATATTTCGCAGATAACACCAACTTGCTTAGTTAATGATGAATATTTGACCCTGTTATAATGATGAGTATTTGACCCTGTTATAATGATGAATATTTCGCGTAGATAACATCAACTTGCATAAGAATTCAAAAAGCGGGGAATAGTACTTCATCATCGTTGATACTGTTATAATTTATAAGCATATGGCACTCATGAACTTATCTAATCAAAACAAAATATACTACACATACTAAAATGCCGACCTTCATACTATGAGCCTATGACAGATCAACATATACGTCAGATGACAAAGCGGCTTTAACTGAGTTACAGGGGTACATGATTGACATCGTCTTTTAGATAAACTTAACTACTAGTCTAGTACTACCAGGGTATCAAGCaaagctacaaaacatgatcatgctTGAAAAGGTTATCAAATTTCACATGAGCTCACCTAGATTAATTTTTCTAGCATTAGCATACTCAGATAAAATAAAATGCAATATATATACTAGACAAAGGCCCTGAAAGTTACAGCAGACCAAAGCTAAAGCAACATAACATGACTTCACCTTCGCATTTATCAAGAGTGCCATCACTGCGACATTTGCAGAAGAGATGTACAGATATATGACGCAAGTAAGTAAACTCATGGTCATGTACGAGAAGCGAACAAGCTTCATGCCTTACTAACAACTCAAAAGCAGAATAGGACAATCTGCTTCTATTATTCTTAAATATGTATCGCTCAACTTATATAAACACTCCTTGGTTTTTTAAACTATACAGCGTGCTATACCATAAGATTGGTATGAATATGGTGTTACCCATTTTTGTAAACAATGAAGAAGGATTAAAATAGTACCCAAAAGGACATTACCTTTTCCAAATTTACCATCTGAAGCCATCTGATTAGAGCCTGACATTTGCAAAATGCATGTCCACCTAAGATTTGATTTAAGAAAACAAATACATgtaagcaatcaagcaaaagaagCAAAGTCAACTGGATACACTCCAGATCATAGCTAAAGAAGGCGTGTTAGGCTCTAGGCGATAACAAAACGCCTAGCACTCAATTGCGCTTAATCTGCGCATAATTGTGCATAAATGTGTGCCTTGGTCagaaaagcgcaaggcggtggcaaaatgcacaattaacggcTAGCACATTTTTTTGAACTATGTTCTACATAGCATACTAGATAGACTTAACTAACACCAACACTAAAAATAGAAATTGCATCTGCTAGTGTTAGAATATTTCCCACTTCTGTGTATGGTAAGTTGGTAACAGATAGATGCTATAGAGGTGAATATTCGAGAAAACGATAGGTGAATGTTCGTGGTGCCAAAATCTGTTAAAACTAAATGCTTCATCCTGCACTGCGAAGTCGCTAGATAATTCACCCACTGATGTGTTACTTATATAATTCACCAACTGTGAAGTCGCTAGATAATTCACCCACTGATGTGTTAAATGCCAAGATCGGTTATATATCCATAAACAAGATTTGGATCCTGCATACACAAGTACAAAGGCATAATAGAATACCATCTATACCGCTAGCTACCAGCAAGGGCCGATTAGTAGCTAATCCAGGCATATGGACAGTAAAATGGATTTTGTTAGCACCAACAATTTCTTCCGGGAACGTTTATGGAGCGACGGCGCAAAGTCCTTATAGTTATTAAATGAGCTTTGGCAGGCAGACACGGAAGTAAACATCTGCAAGCTAGAGGCAGGAAACATGTGTGGTCTAGGCCGCCATGGGCGGATCTAGATGGTGCGCCGGGTGCGCGCCGCCGCTCCCAAGATTTGTGATTAGCTTGGCTCTAAGCAACCACCGGATGGCTAAAAGCTCGTACCTCAAAGCTCGTCGACTGCGGACGGAGCGGATACagcggggacggcgacgggggcggcgcgcGTGAGAGGCGGGAGGGTTGGGAGCGGGTGGGAGGCGTCGGCCGGTGATGCTATCAGCTACGGCACGGCGACGGCTCTATGGACTAGGGTCTCAGATTGGAGCTGAGGTCAGAGCATGTGAGATAAGTCAGAAGAGGAAGGAAAACTATGGGGAGAGGACTGATGGGAAAATTCTAGtactctctttcttttttgacgTAATAATCCACCTACAAGTATTAAATTCTGGCTGAGGAGCAGATGGTGCGCAACTTCTTTCATAAAGGCTTACGCATGGTCTCAAAAGTTTTTAAATCATACTCCCCGCTAACTttatactaaatcagcgacacttgtTTTTAAACAAAGAAAATATTAACATAACACATATGTATTGTcgtgaaaatataaaaataattcAACTATATAGGGTTAGTAAATACTCCAACAATCAATGCGCGTGCAGCAGTGCAAAGAAGAAACTTAATCACGCAACCAACACTACATTTACGAAATTACGAAACTGAAGTAGTGGTGAAAACACCCCAAAAAAATTAGAAAAGTGATGAAAGCACCTTTCcaagatatgattttttttctaaaattgGAGGGGTCTCATGAGTTTTGGATGGATGAGGGAGATTGGGGTGGAGTGACAGGAGAGTGAACACACCACGCCACCAACTCTAGTTTATATGTTAGTGGAAATTATGCTCTTGCTAAAAATAGATAACTTTATTTAATTGAAAATGACAAGCACGATGCAAAAACTTGGCACGACGTAGCAGTTTAGTCGGACCCGTCAACTCTCAAATCACACGATTTTGCTGTTCTTTGTATAAACTAAAAAACGATCTCTTATTTTTGTCGATATACATGCGATGAGTATTGAGTGGGCACGTGGAATGCACTAACTTTCACGCGTTTTTTCACTCGCTCACTGCGGCATAAATACTGCATGAGCCAGTATATTATTTGTTCCAGGTCATTTGTATATTAATTGGCTCGTTTTTTGTggtgtctgggcaaaaaaaaatgatggtCACCCACATGCATCAAAAGCGGTGCAGGTGTGGCTCGAGACAATAATGGCAAGGGTGTTTATGTTTCGATCTCCGCGGTGCTCTGCAAGTTGGGCATCCTGATTTTGGATAGAAAGAAGTGCTCACTCGGGGGGCAAGGGATAGTTTTGTTTTAGGTTGGCTCTTGTTTTTTACAAACTT comes from Triticum aestivum cultivar Chinese Spring chromosome 5B, IWGSC CS RefSeq v2.1, whole genome shotgun sequence and encodes:
- the LOC123113203 gene encoding mediator of RNA polymerase II transcription subunit 19a; the protein is MSGSNQMASDGKFGKGPRELTGAVDLISRYRLLNHHSFFCKKPLPLAISDTHYLQNVVGDTEIRKGEGMEIDQLIQSPDLREKKTAYIKPFDMETLGHAFQLRETAPVDLPSAEKGTPTISGNSKVKSRDKVKKHKKHKAKDKDKEQKKHKHRHKDRSKDKDKDKEKEKEKEKEKEKEKEKEKEKEKDKDKEKKKEKSVHHDLGGDNSKKHHEKKRKHEGMENLAAGRNHKKTQKRKVQ